The Desulfovulcanus ferrireducens genome has a window encoding:
- a CDS encoding lipoprotein-releasing ABC transporter permease subunit yields the protein MNFELFVSLRYLLARRKQAFISIISLISILGVAMGVASLIVVLGVMNGFSQNLRDKILGVNAHVIVSSFQGGIANYYKLSRKISSLSEVKGITPFIYTEVMLSTPGGVKGVVLRGIDPDVAGQVLSLAQDMRKGKLEDLNNQGPFPGIIIGHELASRLGLVIGSKVNLLSPAGKKSAAGFSPKIEIFEVRGIFKTGMYEYDSSLAYTTISACQKLLGFKKDLVTGLEIRLRDVYKAEVIGQKIQELLGGYPFYVRNWMEMNQNLFSALKLEKTAMGVILIMIVLVGSFSIITTLVMLVMEKTKDIAIMMSMGATTAMIRRIFMFQGLIIGFIGTSLGYILGLSISLLLKKYQFIKLPADVYYLDHLPVLLEWSDMIVIGLVAMLLCFLATIYPARQAARLKPSEALRYE from the coding sequence ATGAACTTTGAACTCTTTGTCTCTCTTCGCTACCTTTTGGCCAGGCGCAAGCAGGCCTTTATCTCCATTATTTCCCTTATCTCCATTTTAGGGGTGGCCATGGGGGTGGCCTCTTTAATTGTGGTTCTGGGAGTAATGAACGGGTTCAGCCAGAACCTGAGAGACAAGATCCTGGGAGTCAATGCCCATGTGATTGTTAGCAGCTTCCAGGGAGGCATCGCGAACTACTATAAGCTCAGCCGGAAGATAAGCTCTCTCTCTGAAGTTAAAGGCATAACTCCTTTCATCTATACTGAAGTTATGCTCAGTACCCCTGGAGGGGTAAAAGGAGTGGTTTTGCGCGGCATTGATCCTGATGTAGCGGGACAAGTGCTCAGCCTGGCCCAGGACATGCGTAAAGGAAAACTTGAGGACTTGAATAATCAAGGTCCGTTTCCGGGGATAATCATTGGCCATGAACTGGCCAGCCGTCTAGGCCTGGTCATCGGCAGCAAGGTAAACCTCCTTTCACCTGCAGGCAAAAAATCAGCCGCAGGCTTTTCCCCCAAAATAGAGATATTCGAAGTTCGGGGCATTTTTAAGACCGGCATGTACGAATACGATTCTTCGCTGGCCTATACCACCATCTCGGCCTGCCAGAAGCTGTTAGGTTTTAAAAAAGACCTGGTCACCGGGCTGGAAATACGCCTCCGGGACGTATACAAGGCAGAAGTCATTGGCCAAAAAATCCAGGAGCTACTCGGAGGTTATCCTTTTTATGTGCGAAATTGGATGGAGATGAACCAGAATCTGTTTTCAGCGCTCAAACTGGAAAAGACAGCCATGGGTGTCATCTTGATTATGATTGTTCTGGTCGGTTCATTTAGCATCATTACCACCCTGGTCATGTTGGTTATGGAAAAGACCAAAGACATTGCCATTATGATGTCCATGGGTGCTACTACAGCGATGATCCGGCGTATTTTTATGTTTCAGGGGCTGATTATCGGTTTTATCGGCACTAGCCTGGGGTATATCCTGGGTTTGTCTATCAGCTTGCTCCTAAAAAAATATCAGTTTATCAAGCTGCCGGCAGATGTATATTATTTAGATCACCTGCCTGTTCTTCTGGAATGGTCGGACATGATTGTCATCGGCCTGGTGGCCATGCTCCTTTGTTTTCTGGCCACTATTTATCCTGCCAGACAGGCGGCACGCCTCAAACCATCTGAGGCCTTAAGATATGAGTGA
- a CDS encoding ABC transporter ATP-binding protein, producing MSDTLYVLKGLGKEYKTPSEQVTVLKKIDLEIRQGDSVAILGTSGSGKSTLLHILGTLDSPSWGKITFRGYDLTKIDAKTKANLRRKEIGFIFQFHHLLPEFNALENVAMPAIISGIKMNMAREMAAKALEQVGLKHRIDHNVTTLSGGERQRVAIARAILLKPRVLLADEPTGNLDENTGESISQLLIKLNQDLGMTLVVVTHNNSLAQKMNQKLKLHLGVLHEM from the coding sequence ATGAGTGATACTTTGTACGTCCTAAAGGGCTTGGGTAAAGAATATAAAACCCCCTCCGAGCAAGTAACGGTGCTCAAGAAGATTGATCTGGAGATCAGGCAAGGAGACAGTGTGGCCATTTTAGGGACATCCGGCTCAGGCAAAAGTACTTTGCTCCATATCCTGGGCACGCTTGATTCTCCATCCTGGGGGAAAATCACCTTTAGGGGTTATGACCTAACCAAGATTGATGCTAAAACCAAAGCTAATTTACGCAGAAAAGAAATTGGCTTTATTTTTCAGTTTCATCACCTTTTACCTGAGTTCAATGCCTTAGAAAATGTGGCCATGCCGGCCATTATTTCAGGTATAAAAATGAACATGGCCAGGGAAATGGCTGCCAAAGCCCTGGAGCAGGTAGGTTTAAAGCACCGCATAGACCATAACGTAACAACTTTATCCGGAGGAGAAAGACAACGCGTAGCCATAGCCAGGGCCATCTTACTTAAACCCCGAGTCCTTCTAGCAGATGAGCCAACAGGCAATCTGGATGAAAATACCGGTGAATCCATCAGTCAACTTTTGATTAAATTAAATCAAGACTTGGGCATGACCCTGGTCGTTGTTACTCATAATAATAGTTTGGCCCAAAAAATGAATCAAAAACTAAAACTTCATCTGGGAGTATTGCATGAGATGTAG
- the bamA gene encoding outer membrane protein assembly factor BamA, whose product MRCRARTTGPALGRKRVRLIGWFFILFLWLTASAYAQDLTKIRLMVLPFEINAGSDLDYLREGLPKLLIQSLREQGFVVQDFQETLKIVEDQQVDYLDLATVKDLALLGNAQYAVYGNFNQVGETISIDARLVEAFGLKTPRALFVVKKGTINILPAIEELAAKIKLELLKKERITEIEVKGTKILDKDVVLLRLKIQKGDIFDPKQINTELKRLFDLGYFDDVQFKVSDLPEGKKITIIVKEKPLIQAISVIGADAIDEDDILEVMSTKTGSVLNPKILAEDLNKIRELYRKKGYYQAKVSYELEQTDTRQARLNIKVKEGEKLYIKKIRIEGARQLDPDDLKDQLALAERGLFSWLTGSGVLKEELLERDAAALEAYYGNRGFLDARVGQPEIEFKDDGIYITFKVIEGQRYKVGKIDFKGDILVSEDKLRNIIKLDDLAEEDEYFDRSVMRHDLQALADYYTDFGYAFAESDVKLDKDKKNNKINVTYILNKGQKIFIRRVTIDGNTKTRDNVIRREMRLSDGDQFSGSALRRSNIRLNKLDYFETVEIETLPTDSPDQMDLKVKVKEKATGMLSLGAGYSSLDKFFVSGQIQERNLFGKGYVLGLKGTFSGRKTTYDFSFWNPHLHDSKLGIGGDLYLIDEEFFDYDKKSTGGKIKFAYPLGEYTRLYWNYRLEQYAITNVSDSADEDIKALKGENWASALYVAASRDTTNRRLNPSKGSINSLSIEYAGGLIGGDDNFIKYIFDSSIYYPLFKETVFHWHGRAGYVTPNSDDEIPSFERFYIGGINSVRGYPGREIAPKYDNGDYKGGNKVFFTNFEYLFPLNKEIGLMGLVFFDAGNAWDETEGIDLDLYKSVGAGIRWYSPLGPLRLEYGYGLDELDGEKHSKLEFSVGQFF is encoded by the coding sequence ATGAGATGTAGGGCACGAACCACAGGACCTGCCTTAGGCAGAAAAAGAGTGAGGTTAATCGGCTGGTTCTTTATCCTTTTTCTCTGGCTGACAGCTTCTGCTTATGCCCAGGACCTGACCAAAATCAGACTTATGGTCCTGCCTTTTGAAATAAATGCAGGCTCTGACCTGGACTATCTGCGTGAAGGACTGCCCAAGCTCCTGATTCAATCTCTTCGCGAACAGGGTTTTGTCGTTCAGGATTTTCAAGAGACATTAAAAATAGTTGAAGACCAGCAGGTAGATTATCTGGACCTGGCCACCGTCAAAGACCTGGCCCTGCTGGGGAATGCCCAATATGCCGTTTATGGCAATTTCAACCAGGTTGGGGAAACCATCAGCATTGATGCCCGACTGGTTGAAGCTTTTGGACTCAAAACTCCCAGGGCCCTTTTTGTGGTCAAAAAAGGGACCATCAATATCCTGCCGGCCATAGAAGAATTAGCGGCAAAGATAAAATTAGAGCTGCTCAAGAAAGAACGCATTACTGAAATTGAGGTCAAGGGAACCAAAATCCTGGATAAGGACGTGGTTTTACTGCGTTTAAAAATCCAGAAAGGTGATATCTTTGACCCAAAACAAATCAATACGGAACTAAAGAGACTGTTTGACCTGGGTTATTTTGATGATGTGCAATTCAAGGTAAGCGACCTGCCCGAAGGCAAAAAAATCACCATCATTGTAAAAGAAAAGCCTTTAATCCAGGCTATTAGCGTTATCGGGGCCGATGCCATTGACGAAGATGATATTTTAGAGGTCATGTCCACCAAAACCGGCTCGGTTTTAAACCCCAAGATCCTTGCCGAAGATTTAAACAAAATCCGAGAGTTGTATCGTAAAAAAGGATATTACCAGGCCAAAGTAAGCTATGAACTGGAACAGACCGACACCAGACAGGCCCGTTTAAACATAAAAGTCAAGGAAGGGGAAAAATTATATATCAAAAAAATTCGCATCGAAGGGGCCAGACAGCTCGACCCGGATGATCTCAAGGATCAACTGGCCCTGGCTGAACGAGGCTTGTTTTCCTGGCTGACGGGTAGCGGAGTGCTCAAAGAGGAACTTCTTGAACGTGATGCGGCCGCCCTGGAAGCTTACTATGGCAATCGCGGCTTTCTTGATGCCCGGGTGGGCCAGCCCGAAATAGAGTTTAAAGATGATGGCATCTACATAACCTTTAAGGTCATAGAGGGTCAGCGCTACAAAGTAGGTAAAATCGATTTTAAAGGGGATATCCTCGTTAGTGAAGACAAACTAAGGAACATAATCAAACTGGACGACCTGGCCGAGGAGGATGAATATTTTGATCGCTCGGTCATGCGCCACGATTTACAGGCCCTGGCAGACTATTATACTGATTTTGGCTATGCCTTTGCTGAAAGCGATGTTAAATTGGACAAAGACAAAAAAAACAATAAGATCAACGTAACTTATATCCTGAACAAAGGGCAAAAAATATTCATCCGCAGAGTGACCATTGACGGTAACACAAAGACCAGAGATAATGTAATCCGTAGAGAAATGCGGCTTTCTGACGGTGACCAATTCAGTGGAAGCGCCTTGCGACGATCCAATATTCGCCTCAATAAACTGGATTATTTTGAAACCGTAGAAATCGAGACCCTCCCCACAGACAGCCCGGATCAAATGGACTTAAAGGTAAAGGTCAAGGAGAAAGCAACCGGGATGCTCTCGTTGGGGGCCGGATACTCATCCCTGGACAAGTTCTTTGTTTCCGGTCAAATCCAGGAACGTAATCTTTTTGGCAAAGGATATGTCTTAGGGCTTAAAGGAACTTTTAGTGGCAGAAAGACAACCTATGATTTTAGCTTCTGGAATCCGCATCTCCATGACTCTAAGCTGGGGATCGGAGGAGACTTATATTTGATAGATGAAGAATTCTTTGATTATGACAAAAAATCCACGGGGGGCAAAATAAAGTTTGCCTATCCATTAGGTGAGTACACAAGGCTTTATTGGAACTATCGCCTGGAACAGTACGCCATTACTAATGTTAGCGATAGTGCAGATGAGGACATTAAAGCTTTAAAAGGCGAAAACTGGGCCAGTGCTCTTTATGTAGCCGCCTCCAGAGATACAACCAATAGACGTCTTAATCCCTCCAAGGGTAGCATCAACAGCCTATCCATAGAGTATGCTGGCGGCCTAATCGGTGGAGATGATAACTTTATCAAGTATATCTTCGACAGCAGCATTTATTATCCACTCTTCAAGGAAACAGTATTTCACTGGCATGGTCGAGCCGGCTATGTGACGCCCAATAGCGACGATGAAATTCCCTCTTTTGAACGTTTTTATATAGGTGGGATTAATAGTGTTCGCGGGTATCCCGGACGAGAAATTGCGCCTAAATACGACAATGGCGACTATAAAGGTGGAAACAAGGTCTTTTTTACCAACTTTGAATACCTTTTCCCATTAAATAAAGAAATAGGCCTTATGGGACTTGTCTTTTTTGATGCAGGTAATGCCTGGGATGAAACCGAAGGCATTGACCTTGACTTGTACAAGAGTGTCGGTGCAGGTATTCGCTGGTACTCGCCTCTTGGTCCCCTGCGCCTAGAATATGGCTATGGTCTGGATGAACTTGACGGTGAAAAACACAGCAAACTCGAATTTAGTGTTGGTCAGTTCTTTTAG
- a CDS encoding OmpH family outer membrane protein gives MMKKITLALISILCFSSFALAQTKLAIIDMKEVISKSEPGQKAMEELKKKFDKMKQGLDQKKQELQALREELQKQSLVLSQEAKQDKELEFKRKVRDFQDMFQNYRRKIRMEEKKLSDPIIEQLVQVIKEYGKKHKYTAIFDTKSSGLLYADDAIDITKEIIVELNRAWRTKQNSKTGKKK, from the coding sequence ATGATGAAAAAAATTACCTTGGCTTTAATCTCTATTCTTTGTTTTTCCAGTTTCGCCCTGGCCCAGACAAAATTGGCCATCATTGATATGAAAGAAGTCATTTCCAAATCAGAACCAGGGCAAAAGGCCATGGAAGAGCTAAAGAAAAAATTTGACAAAATGAAACAAGGCCTGGACCAAAAGAAACAGGAATTACAAGCCCTGCGTGAAGAACTCCAAAAGCAAAGTCTGGTTCTTAGCCAGGAAGCAAAACAGGACAAGGAGTTGGAGTTCAAGCGCAAAGTCAGAGACTTTCAAGACATGTTTCAAAATTATCGACGCAAAATCCGTATGGAAGAAAAGAAACTGAGCGATCCGATCATTGAACAACTCGTTCAAGTAATCAAAGAGTATGGTAAAAAACACAAATATACAGCAATCTTTGATACCAAGTCCAGCGGACTACTCTACGCTGACGATGCCATAGACATCACCAAGGAGATTATTGTCGAACTCAATCGTGCCTGGAGAACAAAACAAAACTCAAAAACCGGAAAGAAAAAATAA
- the lpxD gene encoding UDP-3-O-(3-hydroxymyristoyl)glucosamine N-acyltransferase: MLLSELAQKLGLKLVGDDLEITGVNTLDKAKEDEISFLANPKYIPLLKTTKAGAVIVDEEHATKLNRALISANPYLDFVRTVQLFAKPQGSFTGQSPLAYIHEAAEVHPSATIYPHVYIGPGARIGENTQIFPSCYIGENSVIGDNCIIYPNVSIMARTIIGNKVIIHAGVVIGSDGFGFAQGELGLEKFPQVGQVIIEDNVEIGANTTIDRAALGETRIGQGTKIDNLVQIGHNVKVGENSILVAQVGIAGSTTLGKNVILAGQVGVAGHLEIGDNCRVAAQAGVGKTLPPNTDVGGSPAMEHSAYLRSSVLMPKLPELFKKIRQLEKEILCLKEENNKK, encoded by the coding sequence ATGCTTCTTTCAGAACTAGCGCAAAAATTGGGACTTAAACTCGTAGGCGATGACCTGGAAATAACCGGTGTCAACACCTTGGATAAGGCCAAAGAAGATGAAATCTCTTTTTTGGCCAATCCAAAATATATACCATTATTAAAAACAACAAAAGCCGGAGCGGTCATTGTCGATGAAGAACACGCCACTAAACTTAACCGTGCTTTAATCAGTGCCAATCCTTATCTGGACTTTGTGCGCACAGTACAGTTATTTGCAAAGCCTCAAGGCTCATTTACAGGCCAAAGTCCTCTCGCTTATATCCATGAAGCTGCCGAAGTCCATCCTTCAGCGACCATCTATCCACATGTCTATATCGGGCCGGGAGCAAGGATTGGAGAAAACACTCAAATCTTTCCTTCGTGCTATATTGGCGAAAATAGTGTTATTGGCGATAATTGCATTATTTACCCAAATGTAAGCATAATGGCCAGGACCATAATCGGGAACAAGGTCATTATACATGCCGGTGTAGTTATAGGTAGTGATGGCTTTGGTTTTGCACAAGGAGAGTTGGGCCTGGAAAAATTCCCTCAGGTTGGACAGGTGATCATTGAAGACAATGTTGAAATCGGAGCCAATACAACCATTGATCGTGCGGCCTTGGGTGAAACAAGAATAGGCCAGGGCACAAAAATAGATAACCTGGTCCAGATAGGACACAATGTTAAAGTAGGCGAAAATTCTATTCTTGTTGCGCAGGTAGGTATCGCCGGCAGCACTACTTTAGGCAAAAACGTAATTCTGGCCGGACAGGTTGGAGTAGCAGGGCACCTGGAAATAGGAGACAATTGCCGGGTAGCCGCCCAGGCAGGTGTCGGCAAAACCCTGCCACCGAATACGGACGTAGGGGGAAGTCCGGCTATGGAGCACAGCGCTTACTTGCGTAGTTCTGTCCTTATGCCCAAACTGCCTGAACTGTTTAAAAAAATCAGGCAACTGGAAAAAGAAATTCTGTGCCTAAAAGAAGAAAACAATAAAAAATGA
- the fabZ gene encoding 3-hydroxyacyl-ACP dehydratase FabZ, translated as MKGPSHGEIVTKDILNLLPHRYPFLLVDRVLEFEPFKYLKAIKSVTINEPFFQGHFPAFPVMPGVLILESLAQAGGILVVKSIPEKMEGKIFLFTGIEKVRFRRSVFPGDQMVLEVGYERHKLNLWKMNAKALVDDKVVAQGILTAAIADRGEQ; from the coding sequence ATGAAAGGCCCGAGTCACGGTGAAATTGTAACCAAAGATATCCTGAACCTCCTCCCGCATAGATATCCGTTTTTGCTGGTAGACAGAGTACTGGAATTTGAGCCTTTTAAATATTTGAAAGCCATTAAAAGTGTTACCATAAACGAACCTTTCTTTCAGGGTCACTTTCCAGCATTTCCGGTCATGCCTGGTGTTTTGATTTTGGAATCCCTGGCCCAGGCCGGTGGAATTTTAGTGGTCAAAAGCATCCCTGAAAAGATGGAGGGCAAAATATTTTTATTTACTGGCATAGAAAAAGTCCGCTTTCGTCGCTCTGTGTTTCCTGGAGACCAAATGGTTCTGGAAGTAGGTTATGAAAGGCATAAACTAAATCTGTGGAAAATGAATGCCAAGGCTCTGGTCGATGACAAAGTTGTTGCCCAGGGCATTCTGACTGCAGCTATTGCCGACCGGGGGGAACAGTAG
- the lpxA gene encoding acyl-ACP--UDP-N-acetylglucosamine O-acyltransferase: protein MATNIHPTAIIHPGCELGQDVQIGPYVIIENKTIIGDRTRVDAFAQVKSYTQMGTDNHIYSYACIGEVPQDLKFKGEETWLKIGNNNKIREYSTLNRGTGEGGGVTTIGSNCFFMAYTHVAHDCHLEDGVILANCATLAGHVHVGQKSVIGGLSAVHQFVHIGEYAFIGGKTGVAQDVPPFMLVAGERAKVYGPNTIGLRRAGFSKEQISALKKAYHTLWRSGLTQEQALEKIQAEFGQLDVIQKFVQFVKNSQRGVVSPNP from the coding sequence GTGGCAACTAATATCCATCCTACAGCAATCATACACCCTGGTTGCGAGTTAGGCCAGGATGTCCAGATCGGACCTTACGTTATTATTGAAAACAAGACCATTATAGGCGACCGCACCAGGGTTGATGCCTTTGCCCAAGTCAAATCTTATACTCAAATGGGCACTGACAACCATATATATTCTTATGCCTGTATCGGAGAGGTTCCCCAGGATTTAAAATTTAAAGGTGAGGAAACCTGGCTTAAAATAGGCAACAATAATAAAATCCGGGAATACAGCACGTTAAACAGGGGGACCGGAGAAGGAGGAGGAGTAACCACAATAGGCTCAAACTGTTTTTTTATGGCCTATACCCACGTGGCTCATGACTGCCACCTTGAGGACGGGGTCATCCTGGCAAATTGTGCAACTTTAGCCGGTCATGTCCATGTAGGACAAAAATCAGTAATCGGTGGTCTCTCAGCAGTGCATCAGTTTGTCCACATTGGAGAATATGCATTTATTGGGGGTAAAACAGGAGTGGCCCAGGACGTGCCCCCGTTTATGCTTGTAGCTGGCGAACGGGCCAAGGTTTATGGCCCCAATACAATTGGCCTGCGCAGGGCAGGATTTTCCAAAGAGCAAATATCAGCACTAAAAAAAGCCTACCATACCCTCTGGCGCTCTGGTTTAACCCAGGAACAAGCCCTGGAAAAAATCCAGGCAGAATTTGGCCAGTTGGACGTAATTCAAAAGTTTGTCCAGTTTGTCAAAAACAGCCAAAGAGGTGTGGTCTCTCCCAACCCTTAA
- a CDS encoding LpxI family protein: MSENKVLGLIAGGGQFPFLVAENAQKEGFRVVAVGFVHDTDPGLESKVHSFLWLKLGQLNKLIKFFKKNNVQEVAFAGPINKPRALDIRPDLRAAKLLFKLKSKNDDAILRAVAAELEQEGLVVVAANNFVPELISPRGQISKRKPSPGEIQDIIFAWPLVKKLGELDIGQCIVVREQMVVAVEGMEGTNATILRAGQLAGKGCTVVKAFKPGQDNRIDLPALGPKTIEAMVKAQATCLAYEAGKSLFFELDQAISLADKYKIAIIGVDEQLLQGLKD, translated from the coding sequence ATGTCTGAAAACAAAGTCTTAGGCTTAATTGCCGGCGGGGGCCAGTTTCCTTTTCTGGTAGCTGAAAATGCCCAAAAAGAGGGGTTCAGGGTCGTTGCTGTTGGCTTTGTCCATGACACAGACCCGGGCCTTGAAAGCAAGGTCCACTCCTTTCTATGGCTGAAACTTGGCCAGCTAAACAAGCTGATAAAGTTTTTCAAAAAAAATAATGTCCAAGAGGTAGCCTTTGCCGGCCCCATCAATAAGCCCCGGGCTCTTGATATCAGGCCAGACCTTAGAGCAGCCAAACTCCTGTTTAAGCTTAAAAGCAAAAACGACGATGCCATTTTAAGGGCAGTGGCAGCTGAACTTGAGCAGGAAGGCCTGGTAGTTGTTGCGGCCAATAACTTTGTACCCGAACTCATCTCCCCAAGAGGTCAAATAAGCAAAAGGAAGCCAAGTCCTGGAGAAATTCAGGACATCATCTTTGCCTGGCCCCTGGTAAAAAAGCTTGGCGAGCTAGATATCGGTCAATGCATAGTTGTGCGGGAGCAAATGGTCGTGGCAGTGGAAGGCATGGAGGGAACCAATGCCACTATTTTACGGGCCGGACAGTTAGCGGGCAAAGGTTGCACGGTGGTCAAGGCATTCAAGCCAGGACAAGACAATCGAATTGACCTTCCCGCACTTGGTCCGAAAACCATTGAGGCCATGGTTAAAGCCCAGGCAACCTGCCTGGCCTATGAGGCAGGCAAAAGCCTTTTTTTTGAGCTGGATCAAGCCATCTCACTGGCCGACAAGTATAAAATAGCCATTATAGGCGTTGACGAACAGTTATTACAAGGGCTTAAGGACTGA
- the thrC gene encoding threonine synthase, with translation MHNEFPEYRGELEYSCLGCGKKFPADELYYTCPDCKGVFLLNDKKFENLKEIPGKKWQDIFDQRTRTKKNALRGIFRFYELIAPVVEEEDIVYLGEGNTPIITSSPTLTKKIGQPLAYKNDGQNPSASFKDRGMACAFSYLKFLVRKKNWGQVLTICASTGDTSASAALYAAYVGDPIKSVVLLPQGKVTIQQLAQPLGSGAVVLEIPGVFDDCMKVVEYLADNFRVALLNSKNAWRILGQESYAYEVAQWYDWDMQGKAVFVPVGNAGNITAIMSGFLKLKKLNIIDELPRIIGVQSSHADPVFKYYAQEPGKRRFAPVKVSPSVAQAAMIGNPVSFPRVKALVEEYERVGGPGIFNVVQVEEQEIIEGMLLANRYGHIACTQGGECLAGLIRAKEAGLLDKDELAILDATAHSLKFIGFQQMYFEDSFPPDYEIKPKKEFINTPRQVLGEQEKKTLQGREFTLEVGNRIVEILGLSKKEG, from the coding sequence ATGCACAATGAATTTCCAGAATATCGGGGTGAATTGGAATACTCTTGTCTGGGATGTGGGAAAAAATTCCCGGCAGACGAACTGTATTACACCTGTCCGGACTGTAAGGGAGTTTTTTTATTAAACGATAAAAAATTTGAAAACTTAAAAGAAATACCAGGAAAGAAGTGGCAGGATATTTTTGATCAGCGAACCAGGACAAAAAAGAACGCCTTAAGAGGCATTTTTCGTTTTTATGAGCTTATAGCCCCGGTAGTGGAAGAAGAAGATATTGTTTACCTGGGAGAGGGTAACACACCAATTATTACCTCAAGCCCGACTTTAACAAAGAAAATTGGCCAGCCATTAGCCTATAAAAACGATGGTCAAAATCCTAGTGCATCGTTTAAAGATAGAGGCATGGCTTGTGCCTTTAGTTATTTAAAATTTTTGGTGCGCAAGAAAAACTGGGGCCAGGTCCTGACTATCTGTGCTTCTACCGGAGATACATCAGCATCAGCAGCCCTTTATGCTGCCTATGTCGGGGACCCGATTAAGTCCGTGGTTCTTTTACCCCAGGGCAAGGTTACTATCCAGCAGTTAGCTCAGCCTCTTGGTAGTGGCGCTGTTGTGCTTGAGATTCCGGGAGTATTCGATGACTGTATGAAGGTGGTGGAATATCTTGCTGATAATTTTCGAGTGGCACTTTTAAATTCCAAAAATGCCTGGCGCATCCTTGGTCAGGAAAGTTATGCTTATGAAGTCGCCCAGTGGTATGACTGGGATATGCAGGGCAAGGCTGTTTTTGTGCCCGTTGGCAATGCCGGAAATATAACCGCTATTATGAGCGGATTTTTAAAATTGAAGAAATTAAACATTATAGATGAGTTGCCCCGGATTATTGGTGTCCAATCCAGCCATGCTGATCCGGTTTTTAAATATTACGCCCAGGAACCTGGAAAGCGCCGGTTTGCTCCGGTTAAAGTAAGTCCAAGTGTGGCCCAGGCCGCAATGATTGGCAATCCTGTCTCTTTCCCCAGGGTAAAGGCTTTGGTAGAAGAGTATGAGCGGGTTGGCGGGCCAGGTATATTTAACGTGGTCCAGGTTGAAGAGCAGGAGATCATCGAAGGTATGCTTTTAGCCAACAGGTACGGGCACATTGCTTGTACCCAAGGAGGTGAGTGCCTGGCTGGGCTTATCAGGGCAAAAGAGGCCGGTCTCTTGGATAAGGATGAGCTGGCTATTTTAGATGCAACGGCGCATAGTCTGAAATTTATTGGCTTTCAGCAAATGTATTTTGAGGATTCATTTCCTCCTGACTATGAAATCAAGCCTAAAAAGGAGTTTATTAATACTCCTAGACAAGTCCTTGGCGAACAAGAAAAGAAGACCTTACAAGGTAGAGAGTTTACTTTAGAAGTGGGCAATAGAATCGTGGAAATACTGGGGTTGAGTAAAAAGGAGGGGTGA
- a CDS encoding 4-hydroxybenzoate octaprenyltransferase, producing MFKDIFKKTVILARMVKIEHSVFALPFAYIGLFWAAGGWPGLAKFLALTLAMVAVRSFAMAFNRLADLKFDAQNERTRTRPLVTGEISIKATLVFIFFCALIFVGSCALLNRLCLYLSPIALAWSAFYSYSKRFTWLCHYILGSVLGLAPIAGWIAYRPEFNMTPLLVALGVLFWVAGFDILYAIQDVDFDKSRNLRSIPARFGIEAAFGYSAFSHVNTVIFFALAGLAYGAQWIYFVAWGVVSLILVVEHLIISPDDLSRINISFFTLNGLVSMVLFAGVLGDLFFKI from the coding sequence ATGTTCAAAGATATATTCAAGAAGACAGTCATCCTGGCCAGGATGGTCAAAATCGAGCACTCAGTATTTGCCCTACCTTTTGCCTATATTGGACTCTTTTGGGCAGCTGGCGGATGGCCTGGTCTTGCGAAGTTTTTGGCCCTCACCTTGGCCATGGTGGCTGTGCGATCTTTTGCCATGGCCTTTAATCGGTTGGCAGATCTTAAATTCGATGCCCAAAATGAGCGCACCAGGACAAGACCTCTGGTCACGGGGGAAATCAGTATAAAGGCAACGCTTGTCTTCATTTTCTTTTGTGCCTTGATCTTTGTTGGGTCATGTGCATTGCTGAACAGACTTTGCTTGTACTTATCTCCTATAGCCCTGGCATGGTCGGCATTTTATAGCTACAGCAAAAGATTTACTTGGTTATGCCATTATATTCTGGGCTCTGTGCTGGGCCTTGCTCCCATTGCAGGATGGATTGCCTACAGACCGGAATTTAATATGACTCCTCTGCTGGTTGCCCTTGGTGTTCTTTTTTGGGTGGCGGGATTTGATATCCTATATGCAATCCAGGATGTGGACTTTGACAAGAGCCGGAATTTGAGATCAATACCGGCCAGATTTGGCATAGAGGCTGCTTTTGGATATTCTGCTTTCAGTCATGTAAACACTGTTATTTTTTTTGCTTTGGCAGGTCTCGCCTACGGTGCGCAGTGGATTTATTTTGTGGCCTGGGGGGTTGTATCCCTAATTCTAGTAGTGGAGCATCTTATAATTTCTCCGGATGACCTAAGTCGGATTAACATATCTTTTTTTACTTTAAATGGTCTTGTCTCTATGGTTTTATTTGCCGGAGTATTAGGGGACTTATTTTTTAAAATATGA